From Candidatus Zixiibacteriota bacterium, a single genomic window includes:
- a CDS encoding ACT domain-containing protein: protein MSLSDFEIGKIAEIVAGQSGTKLDAKALRQVIDRVVDQLNQQRGNPEVEGATCDTPAANENEQVTKRQEVASPPDLPPKAGSKTDPPYEEAPSSHSREGGSPSSPVGGPPRHSGPVGSQLPPPDEALVEAQGGLYQQIEKSDKTRVIIAAFGKDRPGVGAALTSVLAESNCSIEDISQTLLQDFFSMIMIVNIEGSTVDFSGLRERLQETETQLGMKVYVMHEDIFRYMHRI from the coding sequence ATGAGCTTATCAGACTTTGAAATAGGCAAGATCGCCGAGATCGTCGCCGGACAGTCCGGGACTAAACTCGACGCCAAAGCGTTGCGCCAGGTGATCGACCGTGTCGTCGACCAACTCAACCAACAACGCGGCAACCCCGAAGTCGAAGGCGCGACGTGCGACACGCCGGCAGCCAATGAAAATGAACAGGTCACGAAGCGACAAGAAGTGGCTTCGCCACCAGACCTGCCACCAAAGGCGGGTTCGAAGACGGACCCGCCCTACGAGGAAGCCCCCTCCAGTCATTCCCGCGAAGGCGGGAGTCCATCTTCGCCCGTGGGTGGCCCACCCCGCCATAGCGGGCCTGTGGGTTCCCAGCTGCCCCCTCCCGACGAAGCGTTGGTGGAAGCACAAGGCGGGCTCTACCAACAGATCGAAAAGTCCGACAAGACGCGTGTGATAATCGCAGCTTTCGGCAAGGACCGTCCCGGTGTCGGCGCGGCGTTGACCTCTGTGCTGGCCGAAAGTAATTGTTCTATCGAGGACATTTCGCAGACGTTGTTGCAGGATTTCTTCTCGATGATAATGATCGTGAACATCGAGGGGAGTACTGTTGACTTCAGTGGTTTGCGGGAACGTTTGCAGGAGACCGAAACGCAACTCGGCATGAAGGTTTATGTCATGCACGAGGACATTTTCAGGTACATGCACAGGATATAG
- a CDS encoding BMC domain-containing protein, giving the protein MAYNAIGLIEYSSIARGIGSADAMMKAAAVELVLSRTICSGKFINLIAGDVQAVQASIDAGEQHGNETVIDSFVIPNVHPDVFPAMSSSTDVSKLDALGIIESFSVASLIEGADAAAKAADVKLIEIKLAMALGGKAFVTLTGPIGAVRSAVEAGREVISRSGMLVNIEVIPSPRAELLKDIL; this is encoded by the coding sequence ATGGCTTACAACGCAATCGGCCTTATAGAATACAGTTCAATCGCCCGTGGTATCGGCTCGGCCGATGCCATGATGAAAGCGGCGGCGGTCGAACTGGTGCTCAGCCGCACGATCTGTTCCGGCAAGTTTATCAACTTGATCGCCGGTGATGTACAGGCGGTGCAGGCATCTATAGACGCCGGTGAGCAGCACGGAAATGAAACGGTGATCGACTCGTTCGTGATTCCGAATGTTCATCCGGATGTTTTCCCGGCTATGTCGTCTTCAACCGATGTGAGCAAACTCGATGCACTGGGCATTATCGAGTCGTTTTCGGTCGCCTCGTTGATCGAAGGGGCCGATGCCGCCGCTAAGGCCGCCGATGTTAAGCTGATTGAAATCAAACTGGCCATGGCCCTTGGTGGGAAAGCGTTTGTTACGCTGACCGGTCCGATCGGCGCCGTGCGTTCGGCGGTGGAAGCGGGCCGTGAAGTGATTTCACGAAGCGGGATGTTGGTCAATATCGAAGTGATCCCCTCCCCGCGCGCGGAGTTGTTGAAGGATATACTGTAA
- a CDS encoding 4Fe-4S dicluster domain-containing protein — protein MHKIVEQVKQAGIVGAGGAGFPAHIKFDANVEIMLANGAECEPLLSKDKELMLRFPNEVKQGMELASEAVGASRTILGIKAKNSEAIGQFRRIFGDTGFEIFEMGDYYPAGDEYVLVFEATQRLIPYGGYPVDIGCVVSNVETLLNVANAASDIPVTEKFITIAGAVNRPITLKVPIGTSFSDLLRLAEGPSCEGDIALLDGGAMMGTLVTHLSSPVTKTSGGYIVLPVDHTLIRRRSQTIPEIKKIGQSACDQCTYCTEFCPRYLLGYEIEPHKVMRTLGFAGEKEDFWSKFALNCCECNLCSLYACPEDLDPKQACVRSKVNVQLKNLPYTPPDHDLKAHPMQADRKVSIKRLTRKLGLMPYDRPAEYVENGFQPEQVVIPLKQHFGYPAVPLVEVGENVTKGQKIGEIPEGTIGATVHASIDGRVTHIDDGIRIESN, from the coding sequence GTGCATAAAATAGTTGAACAAGTAAAACAGGCCGGCATCGTGGGTGCCGGTGGCGCCGGGTTCCCCGCCCACATAAAGTTCGACGCCAACGTTGAGATAATGCTGGCCAACGGCGCCGAGTGTGAACCGCTTTTGTCCAAAGACAAAGAACTCATGCTGCGCTTTCCGAACGAGGTCAAGCAGGGCATGGAACTGGCCTCCGAAGCTGTGGGTGCCTCGCGCACGATTCTCGGAATCAAAGCCAAAAACTCAGAAGCTATCGGACAGTTCAGGCGCATCTTCGGCGACACCGGTTTCGAGATATTCGAAATGGGTGACTACTACCCGGCCGGAGACGAGTACGTGCTCGTCTTTGAAGCAACCCAGCGACTGATTCCGTATGGTGGCTACCCGGTCGATATCGGCTGCGTTGTCTCAAATGTCGAGACGCTTCTGAATGTAGCCAATGCCGCCAGCGACATCCCGGTGACCGAGAAGTTTATCACCATAGCCGGGGCGGTGAACAGACCGATTACGCTGAAAGTGCCAATTGGAACCAGCTTTTCCGATCTATTGCGACTGGCTGAAGGACCCTCATGCGAAGGCGATATCGCCTTGCTCGATGGCGGCGCTATGATGGGTACACTGGTGACCCATTTGTCATCCCCTGTCACAAAAACAAGCGGAGGATACATCGTGCTGCCGGTGGATCACACCCTGATCCGTCGTCGCAGCCAGACGATACCTGAGATCAAGAAGATAGGTCAGTCGGCGTGCGACCAGTGCACCTACTGCACCGAGTTTTGCCCCAGGTATCTTTTGGGCTATGAGATCGAGCCACACAAAGTGATGCGAACTCTGGGTTTTGCCGGTGAGAAAGAAGATTTCTGGAGTAAGTTCGCCCTCAATTGTTGCGAGTGCAATCTCTGCTCGCTTTACGCCTGCCCGGAGGATCTCGATCCCAAACAAGCCTGTGTCCGTTCCAAGGTCAATGTCCAATTGAAAAATCTGCCCTACACACCGCCGGATCACGACCTTAAGGCCCATCCGATGCAGGCCGACCGCAAAGTGTCTATCAAACGTCTGACTCGCAAGCTTGGTTTGATGCCGTATGATAGACCGGCGGAATATGTAGAAAACGGTTTCCAACCCGAGCAGGTAGTGATACCTTTGAAACAGCACTTTGGATACCCGGCTGTCCCGCTGGTAGAGGTTGGCGAAAATGTCACGAAGGGACAGAAGATCGGCGAGATACCGGAAGGAACAATCGGTGCGACTGTGCATGCATCAATCGACGGACGGGTGACGCACATTGACGACGGCATTAGAATCGAGAGTAATTAA
- a CDS encoding EutN/CcmL family microcompartment protein, whose protein sequence is MFIGRVVGSLWATRKTANTEGMKFLIIQPYNLDKAPNTDTVVAADILGAGEGELVMVAYGRAARLAVENDDSSIEAAVVGIIDEYEVKEQFYRGDLDPEKITFKKSVHEA, encoded by the coding sequence ATGTTTATCGGAAGAGTTGTCGGGTCGCTGTGGGCTACTCGAAAAACCGCCAACACCGAGGGGATGAAATTCCTCATCATCCAGCCGTATAACCTCGATAAAGCACCCAACACCGACACGGTAGTAGCGGCCGATATCCTCGGCGCCGGTGAGGGGGAGTTGGTGATGGTGGCTTATGGACGCGCGGCCAGGTTGGCCGTGGAGAATGACGACTCATCGATCGAGGCGGCTGTGGTCGGAATCATCGATGAGTACGAGGTCAAAGAGCAGTTTTACAGAGGTGATCTGGACCCCGAGAAGATCACTTTCAAAAAATCGGTGCATGAAGCATGA
- a CDS encoding BMC domain-containing protein, which yields MSKYALGLIETRGLISTIEATDAAAKAAAVVVASVEYTGASMMIIRIEGELGAVQASVEAAAQAVERIGELVAVHVIPNPDDGLSPLIPTKVYNSQFRPGDDRPPLSYDSAPTPPSPTVPGGLSGRAPIAPPKSSAPSQVVDRTPGADPHDLENMTVVELRQVARGLKRLHLKGREVSKANKQQLIDAIRRVIDMD from the coding sequence ATGTCCAAATACGCCCTCGGCCTTATAGAAACGCGTGGCTTGATAAGCACTATCGAGGCCACCGATGCCGCCGCCAAGGCGGCTGCGGTAGTGGTCGCGTCGGTTGAGTATACCGGTGCCAGTATGATGATCATACGAATCGAGGGTGAACTCGGAGCCGTACAGGCTTCTGTAGAGGCCGCAGCTCAGGCAGTGGAACGAATCGGTGAACTGGTCGCGGTACATGTCATCCCCAATCCCGACGATGGTTTGTCGCCGCTCATCCCGACAAAAGTATACAACTCGCAGTTCCGTCCCGGTGACGACCGCCCGCCACTGAGTTACGACTCCGCTCCCACGCCGCCCAGCCCTACTGTTCCCGGCGGATTGTCGGGTAGGGCCCCGATAGCTCCGCCTAAATCGTCGGCGCCTTCGCAGGTCGTGGATCGAACTCCAGGTGCTGATCCGCACGATCTCGAAAACATGACCGTGGTCGAACTGCGCCAGGTGGCCCGTGGACTCAAGCGGTTACACTTGAAAGGGCGCGAGGTTTCAAAAGCAAACAAACAACAGCTAATCGACGCTATCAGACGCGTCATAGATATGGATTAA
- a CDS encoding sigma 54-interacting transcriptional regulator, producing MSKETPVGIEFRDAMAHYLASLVTKRDFAGAVRYYETNRDTFDTAGGTWAGSILHHVAKAYVSLDNHPAALRTARMAQNKTAEEGDSVLLAEIFVTLAKITRSMGELKETEKALRDAESIFRRNDCLEGQTRVLNLLAGHFYSQHEYQNALGNLMDAIQIAKRLGDRAKLAYMVGNIGRIHTFIGDFEEAQKHLNLNIELSSELGDWLEVTRANIALGYVQMLKGEYAIAEETLEAALPGTLEFSRPRDEAICLTYLGELRYRLGRLDEARETLEKALEIAERTAPGTSLGGRVMRHLAELCVKIGNYRTARRYLSKATVTMETAHDRVEIGALKKVAAIIAEADGRTDEATALFGEALAMLEATGVRAELAEVLIAAGCSEVYPVRRRLTLLFRAEEFFTGMKLMVKRQEVEKLIGAIDYHEGASGHRLSRSDESDVDFPTNCAAIIQFKEQLAAIGRADLTLLLTGETGVGKDHMARYYHHVVRPGTPYVAINCASVPHTLLESELFGYDRGAFTGADNKKPGLFVAANGGVLLLDEIGDMPLQLQTKLLNVIEEKEVTPLGTTEPVRLDIKLVAATNQDLEAMVERGEFRRDLYYRLSGIPFSIPPLRERKEDIPMLLDHFLTQRKLLAEGQKPPMELVRQFVAYDWPGNTRDLFNKVKRLEVMADLVADKDLVELSRTLFTTESASAGSSLFERVEQFERQLIVEALITAGGNKSEAARMLGIHEATVRTKLKRYDIVPQSGQAS from the coding sequence ATGTCGAAGGAAACACCCGTTGGCATTGAGTTTCGCGATGCCATGGCGCACTACTTAGCGTCATTGGTAACAAAGCGAGATTTCGCCGGCGCGGTGCGGTATTACGAAACGAATCGTGATACTTTTGACACCGCCGGCGGAACATGGGCAGGTTCTATCCTGCACCATGTCGCCAAGGCCTACGTTTCCCTCGACAACCACCCCGCCGCTTTGCGGACCGCCAGAATGGCCCAAAACAAGACCGCCGAAGAAGGCGACTCTGTTTTGTTGGCTGAGATCTTCGTTACATTGGCGAAGATCACACGTTCTATGGGTGAATTGAAGGAAACGGAAAAGGCCCTGCGCGACGCAGAGTCGATTTTTCGTAGAAACGACTGCTTGGAAGGACAGACCAGGGTTCTCAACCTTCTGGCCGGACACTTCTACAGTCAGCATGAGTACCAGAATGCTCTGGGCAACCTCATGGATGCTATTCAGATCGCCAAACGTTTAGGTGATCGGGCCAAGCTGGCCTACATGGTAGGCAACATTGGCCGTATCCATACTTTCATTGGCGACTTTGAGGAGGCTCAAAAGCATCTCAATCTCAACATTGAACTATCAAGCGAGTTGGGCGACTGGCTCGAAGTAACCCGGGCCAATATTGCGCTCGGCTATGTCCAGATGCTCAAGGGTGAGTATGCTATTGCTGAGGAAACTCTCGAAGCAGCCTTACCGGGCACACTGGAATTCAGCCGGCCTCGTGACGAAGCGATTTGTCTCACTTATCTGGGTGAGTTGCGCTATCGGTTAGGCCGTCTGGATGAAGCTCGCGAGACGCTGGAAAAGGCGCTGGAGATCGCCGAGCGGACCGCGCCGGGCACCAGTCTTGGTGGTCGGGTCATGCGTCATCTGGCCGAACTATGTGTCAAGATAGGCAACTACCGCACAGCTCGACGGTACCTGTCGAAAGCGACCGTTACAATGGAAACGGCGCACGATCGTGTCGAGATTGGAGCCCTCAAAAAGGTAGCTGCCATTATCGCCGAGGCTGATGGTCGGACTGATGAAGCAACCGCTCTATTCGGTGAAGCTCTCGCTATGCTTGAAGCTACCGGAGTACGAGCCGAATTGGCCGAAGTGTTGATAGCGGCCGGTTGCTCCGAAGTCTATCCGGTGCGGCGACGACTCACCCTGTTATTCAGGGCCGAGGAGTTCTTCACCGGAATGAAGCTGATGGTCAAGCGTCAGGAAGTGGAAAAACTGATAGGCGCCATCGACTACCATGAAGGGGCAAGCGGTCATCGACTCAGTCGGTCGGACGAGAGCGATGTAGACTTCCCGACCAACTGTGCCGCGATAATTCAATTCAAGGAACAGTTGGCCGCTATCGGACGAGCCGATCTGACCCTTCTGTTGACTGGAGAAACCGGTGTCGGTAAGGATCACATGGCGCGCTATTACCACCATGTGGTTCGACCGGGAACACCATACGTGGCCATAAACTGCGCTTCGGTACCGCACACTCTGCTTGAATCCGAGTTGTTCGGCTATGACCGCGGCGCTTTTACCGGCGCCGACAACAAAAAGCCAGGCCTGTTTGTAGCGGCCAACGGTGGCGTCCTGTTGCTGGACGAAATCGGTGATATGCCGCTTCAGTTGCAAACCAAACTGCTCAATGTGATTGAGGAGAAAGAGGTAACACCTCTCGGTACAACTGAACCTGTTCGCCTGGATATCAAACTGGTTGCCGCGACCAACCAGGATCTTGAGGCGATGGTTGAACGGGGTGAATTCCGGCGTGACCTGTACTACAGGCTCTCCGGGATTCCTTTCAGTATACCGCCGTTGCGCGAACGCAAAGAGGACATCCCAATGTTGTTGGATCACTTCCTCACTCAGCGAAAGCTTTTGGCCGAGGGTCAGAAGCCGCCGATGGAGTTAGTGCGCCAGTTTGTGGCCTACGACTGGCCCGGCAATACACGGGACCTGTTCAACAAGGTCAAACGGCTTGAGGTCATGGCCGACCTGGTAGCCGACAAAGACTTAGTTGAGCTGTCGCGAACCCTATTCACGACCGAATCTGCATCAGCCGGCAGTTCCTTGTTCGAGCGGGTTGAGCAGTTTGAACGTCAATTGATAGTGGAGGCACTAATCACCGCCGGAGGAAATAAATCCGAGGCGGCCCGGATGCTCGGTATCCACGAGGCTACCGTGCGAACGAAACTAAAACGATACGACATTGTGCCCCAGTCAGGGCAGGCCAGCTAG